One stretch of Roseimicrobium sp. ORNL1 DNA includes these proteins:
- a CDS encoding polysaccharide deacetylase family protein, whose amino-acid sequence MRWRRTLRHVVIFWNVLAPFAAITLVLGSYTWLGLAVVVVGHAMWLTSTMIPSCQWCGEVVTSLAQARGDGDSAGAEGQDKEVWLTIDDGPHPEDTPHLLDLLDAHQAKATFFFIGAHAKKHRKLVRQVIKRGHEVANHTMNHPQYWFWAYGPGAADREMDECQKVLGDVADVTPRWFRAPAGFKNPIVQRHAEKTGMRVVGWSARGRDGVVTDKEQVLQRLYSEIRPGGIILMHEGRVADNGGRLAPQVLGALLEWLGKNGYRCVVP is encoded by the coding sequence ATGCGCTGGAGACGGACGTTGAGACATGTGGTGATCTTCTGGAATGTGCTCGCTCCCTTTGCGGCCATCACCCTCGTGCTGGGAAGTTACACCTGGTTGGGGTTGGCAGTCGTGGTGGTTGGACACGCCATGTGGCTGACTTCCACCATGATTCCCTCGTGCCAGTGGTGTGGCGAGGTGGTGACATCCTTGGCACAGGCCCGTGGAGACGGGGATTCGGCAGGTGCTGAGGGCCAGGACAAGGAGGTGTGGCTCACGATCGATGACGGCCCGCACCCGGAGGACACGCCGCATCTGCTGGACCTGCTGGATGCGCATCAGGCGAAAGCGACGTTCTTCTTCATCGGAGCCCATGCGAAGAAGCATCGCAAGCTGGTGCGGCAGGTGATCAAGCGCGGCCATGAAGTGGCAAACCACACGATGAATCACCCGCAATACTGGTTTTGGGCTTATGGGCCTGGGGCGGCGGATCGAGAAATGGATGAATGCCAGAAAGTGCTCGGCGATGTTGCGGACGTGACGCCGCGATGGTTTCGCGCGCCTGCAGGATTTAAGAATCCGATTGTGCAGCGGCACGCGGAGAAGACGGGCATGCGCGTGGTGGGCTGGTCCGCACGGGGACGAGACGGTGTGGTGACGGACAAGGAGCAGGTGCTGCAGCGATTGTATTCTGAGATCCGGCCGGGAGGCATCATCCTCATGCACGAGGGACGTGTGGCGGATA